The following are encoded in a window of Thunnus albacares chromosome 9, fThuAlb1.1, whole genome shotgun sequence genomic DNA:
- the fam163ab gene encoding protein FAM163A, with product MTAGTVVITGGILATVILLCIIAVLCYCRLQYYCCKKNGSDSGSISQQHFACNACSVPGLDGSIITPLSLSPPEPPGSSNPSKPTRGGRSYCPTCSPYDSPFYIRTTDEMRNGGERITYMPTHYENQALAMPLPAVRGSLLRDAQRSRPPDFYTNTRAISTEV from the exons ATGACAGCTGGAACTGTTGTCATAACCGGAGGAATACTGGCCACAGTGATACTTCTGTGTATCATAGCTGTGCTCTGTTACTGTAGACTCCAG TACTACTGCTGTAAGAAGAATGGGTCTGACAGCGGCTCCATCTCTCAGCAACACTTTGCCTGCAACGCCTGCAGTGTCCCCGGCCTGGACGGGTCGATCATCACCCCACTGTCCCTGTCACCGCCAGAGCCGCCTGGATCCTCCAACCCCTCAAAACCTACAAGGGGGGGGCGCAGCTACTGCCCTACCTGCTCCCCCTATGACTCCCCCTTTTACATCCGTACCACCGATGAGATGCGCAATGGCGGAGAGCGCATCACCTACATGCCCACGCACTATGAGAACCAGGCGCTGGCGATGCCGCTGCCCGCCGTCCGAGGCTCCTTGCTGAGGGATGCCCAGCGTAGCAGGCCACCCGATTTCTATACCAACACCCGAGCCATCAGCACCGAGGTGTGA